The genomic region GGCTGGCTGCTGTCCCACCCGGCGGGGGTCCGCGAACGGGCCGACGACCTCGAGGAGGTCCGCGCGATGCTCGACGCCGGCGAGATCGACGTCGCCGTCGACGAACTGCGGTGGCTGCTGTCGGGGTGCGGCGAGATGATCGAGGCCCATTTTCTGCTCGGCAAGCTGGCGGTCGAGACCGACGGCGACGTGGAACTGGGCCGCGGTCACTTCGGGTTCGGGTTTCAACTGGGCGAACGGGCATGGCGCCGGGCCGGCGAGCCGCACCCCATGCCGGCGCTCCATCCCGCAAACCGGGCGTTCTTCGATTGCGGTCGCGGACTGGCGTGGTGCCTGCGCGAATTGGGAAAGCGGGAGCTGGCGCTCGAGGTGCTCGCCAAGCTGCGCGCCGCCGACCCGAGCGACCCGTTGGGGCTGGCCGGGTGGGTCGACGAGCTCGCCACGGCCGACACGCCGCTGGTGCCGCTCGCCACGCTGTTCACGCCGCGGGACGCGTAGGCGCCTCGCCCGCGCGCGGACGGCTCGGCATTTTTGCTCGCGAGCAATATTCACGCACTGCTTTGTGCAAAACTCCGGGCGGCGGCGCGGGGGCCGCGCGCCAACCCGTTTGCCGGCAACGACTTCCGCGCGACTCGCCCCGAACCGGGCCGGAATTTTGCCAGCAAAACTCGCGGGGGAGTTGCAAAACCCCCGGGCCTGTCGCCGTCGTCGCGGCTGTGATCGCCACATTCATCGCCACATTCATCGCCCCGGTCGTCGCCGCGGGCCGCGCTGCCGCCGGGGGGCGTCGATTCGCGGCGTCAACGCTTCGTTCTACGCGACGCGCTGGCCCATTTTCTAGAAGAAAGCGGGGACTTTGCCGAACTCGCCGGGCGGGTAGACGGGGCGACGACGCTTCGCGGTATTAGCGGTATTACCCCATGATTTGCAGCAGTGAGACAGGCGTTAGGGGCAATCAGGGGCGCTGCCGCCTTCCCCGATCTCGGCACGCTCTACGTTGCAGCGCCGACTTCGCTAAAAAGATTGCGGGGGCGTCTGGTCGGCGATAGGATGTTGCCCTAACAGGAGTCACGCCGTGGAGCGAAGCTGAGCGGCGGCAGGCATGTGATAGACGTCTGCGTACCACACCCCACCTTCCTGTTCGGCACTCTACGGCGCTGCGCCGTAGAATTCCTGTTAGGCTTCACTAGGAACACTCATGGCCTCCGGGAAGTCAATCTCCTTCTTTCTCATCGACGGCACTGTCGATGGCGTTATCGCTTGCGAACTCTTTAACTGGACGGGCAAGGGATACAAGATTCCGCGCACTCTTCTCAAGACCGTTGCCGCGCGGGACGACTTGAAGAAAGCAGGCGTCTACTTCTTGGTTGGACACGATCCGAACTCGGATCAACCAACCCTTTACATAGGTGAGGCAGAAGAGGTCTATAAACGTATCACCCAACACCAAGAGAAGGAGTTCTGGTCCGAAGCTCTGGCATTCGTATCGAAGGACGAAAACCTTAACAAGGCTCACATCAAGTACCTTGAGTACACCCTGCACAAGGACGCGACCGAAGCAGGACGATATGCCTTGTTTAATAGCAACACTCCAAACCGTCCCGCGATCTCTGAAGCCGAACAGGCCGTAATGCTGGAGTTCGCAGATAACCTACGCGTCATGGTGGGTACTCTCGGATTTAAGTTCTTCGAGCCACTAATCACCAAGAAGAAGACCGAGCGAAGTGAGACATACCATATCCAAGCACCGCGAGGCGCTAGTGCCAAGGGTCTTCCAACCAGCGAAGGCTTCGTTGTCCTAAAGGGCTCAACAATCGCCACTTCCGATGTGCCCTCCACTCCATTCGCAATCAAACGCAAGCGCGAGAGCATCGTCGCCGACGGATCGGTCGTCGAGAATACACTCACCAAGGACATCCTCTTTAGCAGTCCTTCTCTAGCCGCTGCAGTCGTCCTGGGACGCAGCGCTAACGGGAGAGTTGAGTGGAAGCTAAAGAACGGTGCAACGCTCAAAGACAATGAGGTTTCTCCGAATGAGGCGGTGGAATCCTAATCCCTCGCTCAAGCTTAGCGCCAACGACAGGCCAGTAGGCTCGATCTCGCGGTACGCGGTTCATATCTGCCAGACTGTGCTTGGCGCCATGCCACTTGGGCAGGCTTAGCTCTTTCGTCCGGCGGCAGGAGGTCGGTATGCGGGATCGACGGTTTGTTGCGTTGCATCGGGGCGGTCCTTTGGACGTGAACAAGCACCGGCTTCTGGCTGCGTGGGCGGCCGACTGTGCAGAGCATGTGCTGCCCCTGTTCGAGTCGTGCCGCTCCAACGACCGGCCGCGGCTCGCGGTCGAGACCGGTCGGGCGTGGGGCCGAGGCGAGGCGGCGGTCGGCGTCGCGATGAAGGCCGCCGTCGCGGCGCACGCGGCGGCCCGCGCGGCGACAAACACGGCGGCGACCGAGGCGGCGCGGGCCGCCGGGCATGCCGTAGCAACGGCCCACGCGGCCGATCATAGCTTGGGGGCGGCCATCTACGGGGTGAAGGCGGTCCGCAAGGCCGGCGGCGACGGCGAAGCGGAACGCGCTTGGCAAATAGGCCGACTCCCGGACGAACTCCGCGAGCTTGTCGTCTCCGCGCTCGCTCTGCGTCGAACCACACGCTGCCCCTGACCAGGGCGGCATGTCGGCTTTTCGCGACGCTTAACCCGCTGATGCCGCCCCGGCAGGTAATCTTGGACGTTAGCCATCATGAATGTTCAACAAGCCAAGCTGTCATTCGAACAATTACTTGCCAGCGGCGGTCACTCCGTCGAATCGCTGGGCGTTGAGCGGGGCGTTCGTCTGATGCTGGATTTCTACCGGAACCAACGCTGCGAAGGTTGTTCCATCGACAACGACGGCGACATGCTGCTGTATCAATGGGGAGTGACCGGTTCGGAGGGACTTTTTGAGATCGACTTAACTCGCCAGTTCATTGTGGGCGAGGATAGTGACGATGAAAATATCTGGCAGCTTTCCTTGACGTGTCAGTTTTCGCCAACGTCCGAGCTGCAAGCCATCTCATCGGGAAACAAATGGTGTTCCAAGCCAAAGCCACAAGCAGTCGACTATTTCGAGAAATTCATACGCGACAGCGCAACTTACCGGTCGGTAGTCGATCTTCAGCCGACTGCAGTGTTGTTGAATTTCGACAATGCCGGGTAACACGTCGCTGCCGCCGACGCGCCCAGAAAACGAGCGATTTGGCGATTCTCTTCCGCACCGGCTATACTGCCGGCATACCGCTCGCATGAGGGCGGGCCACTGAGATTTTTCGTCAGGCGGCAGCGGCAGGGGATCGCACGATGAACGAGCCGGAATTGACGCCGGGCGAAAGGCGTTTCCTGGAAGATCTGCGTAGACTGCCGACTTCGGTGCGTTCCCGGCTCGTGGGTTGGGGGTGCGAACTTGTCCCCAGCATCGCTTTATTCGTTTACGGCTTGATCGCTGATCGTCGCTTGTTTGTCGTCCTTGGCTTTCTCAGCTTGCTGTACTTTACTGTGTGGCGCATGTACGGGCAGCTTCGCGGGTTTCGGATGCTGCACAGCATCTACGAAAAGCAATTGTCTACGATCGAGATCAGGGACGCCTGACAAGGCGCGGCCGTAGACCCGCCGGCCCAACGGCCGGTTTGGGCGTTGCCCCTGCACCGCGGTTATGTTCGGACCATCTGCTGACGTGGAATTGCACCCACATGGCAAACGTCATTCTTCGCCCGCGCATCGAGGCGACATGCCGGGCGATCGGATGCGAGCCTCCCTTGATCTGTACGCCGCCCGAGTTGCCAGTTCCGGAGGAATCGCCGTGATCGAAGACGAAATCGTGCGCGAGGTTCGAGCGGCCCGCGAAACCTTCGCGGCGTCTCACGGCTATGACATTCGCGCCATGGTCGCCGCCCTGCACGAGTTGGGCGTCGCCAGCGGCAGAGAGTTGGTCCGGTTCGCGCCGCGTCCAGCAATCACAATGCCGAATAAGCCGCTGCAGCCGACCGGGGCCGCCATTCCGGCTCCTCCGGGTTCAACGTCGCCTGAGGCGGCCCCGGGGGCTGAGCTATAGCGTGCGGCGACAGAAGTCAGCGGGGTCGCAATGTGGAACGAACGATATTCTCAGCCTGGTTTTGCCTACGGAACCGAGCCGAACCAGTTCTTGGTTTCAACTGCGAATCGGATTCCGGCCGGTTCCGTGTTGACCCTCGGCGAGGGGGAGGGCCGCAACGCGGCGTACCTCGCCGGACTCGGGCGCCGAGTGGTCGCGGTCGATCAGTCGGAGGTCGGGCTTGCCAAGGCGCGGCGGCTGGCTGCTGAGCGCGGGCTGGCGATCGAGACGGTCTGCGCGGACCTTGCCGGATATCTCATTGAGCCGGGGGCCTGGGCCGGCATCGTGTCGATCTTTTGCCACCTTCCCCGGCGAATCCGGCTTCCCCTCTACGCAGCGATCGTTCGGGGTCTGAGGCCGGGAGGCATCCTCATTCTCGAGGCGTACACCCCGAATCAGATCGAACGCGGCACCGGCGGCCCTCAGGATCGGGACATGCTGCTGACGCTGGCCGGATTGCGCGAGGAGTTGGCCGGGCTGGAGTTCGTTCACGCCCGCGAACTGGACCGAGAGGTTCGCGAGGGGACGTACCACACTGGCGTCGCCTCCGTCGTGCAGGTGGTCGGGCTGCGGCAGCACGCCGAACCTGGCGCTGCAGCCGACGGCGGGGCATGATTGGTTTCCGCGACCGACATCGCCCGTGCTCAAGGTGGTCGCCAGCCCGGGGGAGGGAAAAGGGGACAGGTCCAGATTAACACAGCGGACAGGCGACGGCGGCTTTTCGAACATTCCCCCGCCCCGCACGGGTTGAGGAAGTGGAAGATGGAGTGGAGGAAATGGACCTGTCCCCTTTTCCACCCCCATCGATCCGGTTTCCCCAAGCATCGTCTCGTTTTCGGAGCACGACCATGGCACTGCCGCCCGGCATCATCGGCGACGCATTTCCGCGGGGTGACACGGTACATCGTCACTGGCTCTCTCGGACCTGGAATCCAACGGGCCGCGTTGCGCTGGTGATTGGTATCAATCCCAACACGGCGACCGAGGAAAATGACGACGGCATGACAGGGTTTCTCACTCGCCATCTGCGCAAGCTGAAGGGCGAGTTCGCCTGCGGCAGCTACATCCTGGTCAACTGCTGCGATCTGCGCGGGGGAGACCCCAAGAAGCTGAGGGACGCCAAGGAACCGTGTACCGCTGCAAATACCGAGCATGTTCAAGCCAAGTTGTGCGAATGCGACTTCGTCGTGGCCTCGTGGGGGACGACCGACTACGGCGACCTAGTTCAGCAAAAGCGAGTGGAGATCGCCAACCTCGTTCGAGAGAGTGGTCGGCAAGTGATCTGTTTCAGTCCCCGCGGCTTGCCGATCTACTGCAGCCAAACCAGTGCAAACAGTGTCGATGGTAGATGGAGCGATACGCCGGTTCCGTGGCAGGGCTAAGAACGAATTCACCTGGCCTGCGCTGCGGCCTTGGGGAGGGACAAGGGGGGAGGGACAAGGGCGATTTATCACGTGTGGTTCAAGGTTTTGAGTTTGCTGATTGCGGCGGCGTTATTGGCCAAGGCGGCCATCGCGTTGGCGGCGCCGCGGCGGTTTTACGCCGTGCGGCAGCGGCAGTATGCCACGGAGTCTCTGCCGCCTAGGCTGTTGGTCGCACCGGCCCTTGTCCTCGCGCTGACTGCCGTCGCCGTCTATGCCGCCGTCTTTCACTATCGTCCTTGGGGATGGATCGTCCTTGGATTCCTGATTCTTCTGTCGGCCGTGGCGCTTGATCATGCGTTCCGGTGGAAGACGCACCGGCTCGCCATGCTCAAGGTGGTCGCCAGCCCGAAGGTGCGGCAGGCGGACTGCGAGTTATTGGCGCTGGGCTCGGCGTTCGCAGCGCTGGCCCTGCTCGTCTATTGACTGCAACCGCCTGACCAGGCGCGGCCGCCGACGCGCCCAGAGAACGGGCGATTTGGCGATTCTCTTCCGCACCGGCTATATTGTCGGCATACCGCTCGCTTGCGGGCGGGCAACTGTGATTTTTCGTCAGGCGACTCGTTTTACTCCTTACTCCCATCGAAAACCAAAGCCGCGACAAGCTGCAATATGAACACGCCGCCCCTCAATTATCCGCCCATGAGTCCTTACCTCACTGTGAAGGACGCAAGCAAAGCCATCCAGTTTTACCAGGATGCGTTTGGCGCGACTGAGCTCTACCGGCTCACCGATGCGAGCACCGGAGGCGTCGGCCACGCCGAAATCATGATCAACGGCAGCCACCTCATGCTCGCCGACGAGAATCCAGCCTGGGGCAACAAATCGCCGCTGACCCTTGGCGGCTCCGCCGTGGACCTCTGCCTCATGGTGCAGAACGCCGACGACGCCGTGGAACGTGCAAGTGCCGCTGGCGCGACTGTCGAGAGGCCGCCAGCCGATATGTTCTACGGCTTCCGCTGCGCTGTGATCAGCGACCCCTTTGGCCACAAATGGTTGCTTCAGCATGAGATTGAAAAAGTCTCGCCCGCAGAAATGCAGAAACGCTGGGATGCGATGGTCGGTTCGGGAGCGACGGACGGCAACTGCACCGACAAATAACGGCGGCAATCCCGGCACCCGTCGCCTCGCCAGGCGCTGCAGCGAACCCGGCATGAGCGGCGCGGTTGCCATCGTTGCGTCCCGTGCGCCGGGTCGCTGAGCTTGGGTCATTCTGTCGCTTCGCGTTGAGTGCGGGTCGTGCCATGATTACCGACATCGAGGATTATTTTTCGAAAGGTTGCGGCCGTTGCGAACGATTTGCCACGCCCGATTGTTCAACACGGCAATGGAGCGGCGGTCTCGCTGAGCTCCGCAAAATTTGCCTTGATTCGGGGCTCGTCGAGACCGTCAAGTGGGGCCATCCGTGCTACATGCACGAGGATCGCAATCTGGTCATTTTTGGCGCCTTTCGGCACGACTTTCGTCTCAGTTTCTTCAACGCCGCGCTGATGAAGGACCCCGACGGCATCCTGGAAAAGCAGGGGCCGAATACCCGGCATCCCGACATGATCCGCTTTACGACGAACGCCCAAGTCGTGACGATGAAGCCCGTGATTGCGTCCTACTTGATGGAGGCAAAGGGCTATGCCGAGGCGGGCGTCAAGCCGCCCAAGCAGCAGGGCGAACTTGAACTGCCTGATGAGTTGTCGGAGGCGTTGGAATCCGATCCGGAACTTGCTGAAGCATTTCACGGTCTTACGCCCGGCCGCAAGAAGAGCTATGTGATAAACATCAATTCGGCAAAAAAGACCGACACCCGGATTTCTCGCATTGCCAAATTTCGCGACAAGATTCTCGCGGGGAAGGGCGCCACGGAGCGATGAACTGCGAGCCAACGCAACGCAGCGGCACGATGCACGCAACGCCGTCGACAGCGCGTGGTTTGAATGGAACGATCGCTGCGACGGCCCGGTGAACGCGGTCGTTCGGCCTCCTCGAGGGACAGGACTGCAATGGCGATACCCCAAGTCTGGGACGCGAGGACGTATGATTCCGCCCGGCGTCGGCTGGTGCCGGACTTCGACGCGTTCTACGACACCGCCGCGCTTGTCGTCGCCTCGACCGCGCCGGTGTCGCCGCGCATCCTCGATTTGGGCGCCGGAACCGGCCTGTTAAGCGAGGCGGTTGCCCGTCGGGCGACGACGCCGCGGTTGACTCTGCACGACGCGTCGGCGTCGATGTTGGACATGGC from Pirellulales bacterium harbors:
- a CDS encoding GIY-YIG nuclease family protein, with the protein product MASGKSISFFLIDGTVDGVIACELFNWTGKGYKIPRTLLKTVAARDDLKKAGVYFLVGHDPNSDQPTLYIGEAEEVYKRITQHQEKEFWSEALAFVSKDENLNKAHIKYLEYTLHKDATEAGRYALFNSNTPNRPAISEAEQAVMLEFADNLRVMVGTLGFKFFEPLITKKKTERSETYHIQAPRGASAKGLPTSEGFVVLKGSTIATSDVPSTPFAIKRKRESIVADGSVVENTLTKDILFSSPSLAAAVVLGRSANGRVEWKLKNGATLKDNEVSPNEAVES
- a CDS encoding class I SAM-dependent methyltransferase; the protein is MWNERYSQPGFAYGTEPNQFLVSTANRIPAGSVLTLGEGEGRNAAYLAGLGRRVVAVDQSEVGLAKARRLAAERGLAIETVCADLAGYLIEPGAWAGIVSIFCHLPRRIRLPLYAAIVRGLRPGGILILEAYTPNQIERGTGGPQDRDMLLTLAGLREELAGLEFVHARELDREVREGTYHTGVASVVQVVGLRQHAEPGAAADGGA
- a CDS encoding DUF1643 domain-containing protein, translating into MALPPGIIGDAFPRGDTVHRHWLSRTWNPTGRVALVIGINPNTATEENDDGMTGFLTRHLRKLKGEFACGSYILVNCCDLRGGDPKKLRDAKEPCTAANTEHVQAKLCECDFVVASWGTTDYGDLVQQKRVEIANLVRESGRQVICFSPRGLPIYCSQTSANSVDGRWSDTPVPWQG
- a CDS encoding VOC family protein codes for the protein MNTPPLNYPPMSPYLTVKDASKAIQFYQDAFGATELYRLTDASTGGVGHAEIMINGSHLMLADENPAWGNKSPLTLGGSAVDLCLMVQNADDAVERASAAGATVERPPADMFYGFRCAVISDPFGHKWLLQHEIEKVSPAEMQKRWDAMVGSGATDGNCTDK
- a CDS encoding YdeI/OmpD-associated family protein: MITDIEDYFSKGCGRCERFATPDCSTRQWSGGLAELRKICLDSGLVETVKWGHPCYMHEDRNLVIFGAFRHDFRLSFFNAALMKDPDGILEKQGPNTRHPDMIRFTTNAQVVTMKPVIASYLMEAKGYAEAGVKPPKQQGELELPDELSEALESDPELAEAFHGLTPGRKKSYVININSAKKTDTRISRIAKFRDKILAGKGATER